The stretch of DNA TTTAGTTCGCGCATTGGCGCGTGGCCGCTGCTGCCCATCATCGTCAGTGCCGGACTGTTAGAGGCAGGCGTGTGGCACGCCCAGGAGCGCCTGCAGCACGCCGCCCGCAGTCTGCGCGACCTAGCCGACCTGCGTTGGCGTGGCCGCGTCACCGTGCCTGTGGTGGCCGTCTTGTACAGCGCTGTGTTGGCACTCGCCGTGTTGCTCATCAGGGTTACGGGGGTGTTGCCCCAGTTCAGCGGTATTCCGCCCGGTGTGCAGGTGGCGGTGGCGTTGTTGGGAGCCGCCTTTTTACTCAGTGCGTGGCTTGCCAATCAGCGGCAAGTGGCCGCCCTGCTCGGATTGTGGAGCGTGGCCGCAATGCTGACTTTTAGTGCCTTGATCCCTCTCCCGCTTCTTTCGATCTCGCTCGTCCTCATTTTGCTGCTCAGCGCCCTCAACGATCCCCGGAGTTACCGATGACTACCCCCATGATGCCCAACCTGTCCGCCCCCACGTCTTCCCACTCTGCCTCTTCTCGCCCCGTGGTCGCCGTCACCGGCGCAGACGGCTTTATCGGCTCTCACCTCACCGAACAGTTGGTGCAGGCGGGCTACCACGTCAAGGCTATGGCTATTTACAACTCTCAGGGGTCGTATGGCTGGCTCGATACTGTCGGCCCCGAAACCATGCAGCACGTCGAAGTACAGCTCGGAGACGTGCGCGATTCCGGCAGTGTGCGGGCGCTGATGCAGGGGGCCCAGATCGTGTACCACCTCGCGGCCCTGATCGCCAGCGACGGCGTGGGTAAGTATCAGGGCGTCATCCTGACGGACTCTGCGCTGACCTTTCAGAGCAGCCCCGGATTTTACTCCAGTGCGCTGGATACCAGCGAATGGGCTACGTTGTTCGAGTACGAAAAGGCCTACCGGGTGCGGCAACTCGCCCTTTACGGCGCGCCGACCACCGTGCCCGAGGATTACGGCCTGCGCGTAGTGTCCGGCACCGAGTTTGCCACCGGAAACCTGAATGTGACTGCGGCGGGGAAGAACGCCTTCAAAGACCTGACCGGAAATTCTCTTCCTCTGCGTAACGCCTATACCTACACCGCCCAACTGGAAGCTGTAACCGGCGTGGTCACTCAACCCCTATTGACGGATGACGCAGGCCGAATCGTAGCGGCCACCAGCACCTTTAATGGCCGCGAGCGCCTGATCCTGACCAGTGCCCAAAGCCCGTACCTACTGCATACCCAAATTCTGAGCTACGGCCTAGTGCAGTGGCTCACGAAGGGCGTGCATCTGGGCGAGCACCGCCGCTTCCTGCAGGTCGATATCGACGACTGGTTCCTGAACGGCAGCGTTTTCGACCCCGCTACGGGTGGCCTGCGTTCTGAAATCTTCCGGCTCTCGGCCAGCGACGCCCTGAGCGTCAGAGATCAGCAGCGTGCGATAGACAGCGCCTACAACGTGGTCAGCAACTTCAAGTACGCGATGATGTTCAATGGGCGGGGCGCAGTTCCCTCCAGCCCGACGACCTGTAGCCCCGAACTGTACGGCGATCAGATTAAGGATGGCCTGACCAGTGTGTCGCGCTGTATGGCCTCCGACTTTGATTGGGTAAACCATACCCGCGATCACCTGCGAATGGACGTGATGGATTTGCCCACCGCCACCACTGCCATCGTCGACAATTTCGCCATCGGTACCCAGTTGGGCCTGCAGATGAGCCGCAAGAGCCTCGTGACCGGCGAGCATAGCGGTTTGGGCTATATGGATCCTACCGATGATGGCACCAACAACACCGCCGGATTCTTGCAGCCGAAGCAGGATTTAGGACTTGGGCGCAGCAATCCGAATTTGATCACGGCGGCGGTCAACAGTGGCGTGCGTTATCTGGCCTCTAACCACAGCATTGCCAGCCAGTGGGACGCGAGGTGCCCCAGTTGCGGCGTCCCTCACCCGATGAACCCTAGCCTGCTGCTGGTTCCGCGCTACCCCAACAGCCTCGCCTACCATGTCACCACTCCAGAAGAAGCCACGGCCTCCTATAACAGCCTGTATGCACCGGGCGGCGCAGCAGCGTACTGGGATCACGCCCTAGACTACGCCGAACTGCTGGAAGTAGACAGCACCCGGGGCGTGGGTCATGTATTTGATGGGACGGCCTGGCCCACCTACATGCATCAGACCAACCTGCGGGAGTATGCCCCCGGCAAGAGTTTGGCAACCGATTGGGTGAAAGCTGTTGTAGAAAAATACGCCCGCTATTCCACGCTTCCCCTGAACACTCTGCGGTGGGATGCCCTGGGCGCCTTTGTGGAGCGCAACACCCGCGAACAGAAAGCCTTGGCAGCCAACGCTTACACCGCCATCTGGAACCGTACCTTCAGCACCGTGAGGATTACTCCTGTCGGCGCGTCAGTTCCATTTACCCTGACTGGCCTGTGGGGCGGCAAAGTCTACGGCGCGTATGAGGCTTACCCTCTGACCATCTACTCCGCAGTTGACGTTATCGTCAGAACCCGCTGAGCCGTACCAGTTAAGCTGAAGCTCTGACTTCCTCTGACCACCACCGCCCCCTGAGCGTGTATTACGGCCCTGCCTCTCCGCAGGCCGTGAGTACATTGGGGGGCTTTGACGTGGTGGTACTGCATCCCACGCTGTACGCCGCTGCCGACCTGCAGGCGTTGCGGGAAGGGGGAACCCGCGTGCTGGCCTACCTGAGCGTGGGGGAAGACCACACGTTTGGTGACTTAGAATGTGTAACCGGCAGCGCCCCGTATCACTGCGCCGTGAATGCAGAGTGGGGAAGTGTGGTGGTCGACGCGGCCCATCCTGGTTGGCGTGCAGTGTTGCTGGCGCGGGCCGAACAGGTGCTTGAACACACCGACGGCCTGTTGCTAGACACGCTGGACAGCGCCGACCCCGCCGCAACGCTGGACTTGGTGGGGGTGCTGCGTGCTGCGGCTCCCGGTGCCATGCTGATGGCAAACCGGGGCTTTGGCCTGTTGCCGGGGCTGGTTCCACTTGTTCAGTCCGTGCTGTTCGAGGCCTTTTCTACCACGCACTCGCCCCGGCTTGCCGCCCATAACAAGCAAGGGCTGGCGTATACGGCGCACTGGCTCGGCGTCGTTAAAGCTGCCGGCCTACCCGTTGTTGCTCTGGACTACGCCGCCAAGCCCAAGCTGATCGCCCTGGCCCGCGCCCGCGCCGCACACTACGCTGTGCCTACCTTCGTCACCAACCGTGCCCTGACCCTTCCCGGAGGTTTATGATTCCCTTTGCACCGGCCCTCTGGCCCGTGTTGCTGTGGCCTTTGCTGTTGGGTTCCTATTCGGGGCCGAGTCAAGCGGCGGCTGCTGTGCCACCAACCCGCCACCAGCAACTCCTTGCTGTCAAAACTTGGGGTATCCAACTCACCGGCTATGGGACTAAGCGCCTCGATGCTGTGGCCGGCAGTCAATTCGATCTGGTCGTCGTGGACGCGACCGACGATAACGCCTTGCTGTGGACGAAAGCCGAAATTTCACGGGCTGCGCAGGGAAAATTGCTGATCGCTTACCTGAGTATGGGAGCCGCCGAAAGTTACCGTCCGTATTGGAAACCCGGCTGGCGGGTGGGCAACCCGGCGTGGCTGCTCTCCGAAGATCCCAATTGGCCCGGCAACTATGATGTGGCTTACTGGAATACCGACTGGCAACGCACGGCCCTCGCACAGCTTGACCGGGCCATAGACGCCGGATTTCACGGCACTTACATGGACTTGATCGATGCCTACCAGCGCAATCCGGGGCGTGCGAGTGCCCGTGCCGACATGGTGGCCTGGGTGTGCCGCATCGCCGCCCATGCCCGCGCCCGCGATCCCGAATTTCTGATCATTCCCCAGAATGCCGCCGACCTGCTGACCGATCCGCGCTACGCCGCCTGCGTGGACGCCACCGGGCAGGAAGAAACCTTCGTCTACGCCACCGACCGTCCCACCGAACCACAACGCGAGCGGACGCAACTGGCCGATTTCCGGCGGTGGAAGAAGGCTGGAAAACCGGTACTGACGCTGGATTACGCCAACAAGCCTGCGCTGATTTCCAGTATTTACACCAAGGCGCGGCAGGCAGGTTTGGTACCGTATGTGACGACTGTGGCGCTCAATACGCTGCCGCCCTCCCGCTGAATCTGACTGGTGAATTTCCTCACTCTGGCCCCGCACCCACCCAATTCACCCGCTGCACTCACATTCGGTTGCTACGGTGCAGCCCATGAAGGTTTCCCGTGTACTCCTGGCTTCGGCCCTCGTTTCGCTTCTTCCGCTGGCTGGTGCGCAAACCCTGATCAAGTTCAGCGATCCCAAATTGCCGTTTTCGTTCAGCTATCCGCAGGGCTGGGTGGGCATCGACTTTAAAGATGATACCAACGGGGTGAGTCTGCTGTCGGGCAAGACCAAACCCGCATCGCTGGTGCGTCTGCTGTTTGCCAGCAAGGCTGGACGGGCCGTGAATCTTGTCACCGAATATCAGAACTTCGAGTCGGGCGTGAAGACCACTGGAGCGACCCTTAAATTGCTCAGCAGCAAAGCCGCGAGTTACGGCGGCGTCAGTGGGCAGGAACGCGAATACGCCCTGACCATCAAGGAAGGCCAGCTGCGCCTGCGCGTGTGGTACGGCAACGGGGCCAAAAATATCTACTCCTTTCAACTCACCGATACGCCTGCGCGGTATGCGGCGGCCAGCGCAACGTTCAGCAAGATTCTGAACAGCGTGCGGTTCTGAGTGGGGAAGGGTGTCTAAGGGTCTGAGGGCCAAACGCGTACTTGCTGTGATTTCCGGACATCCAGTGTTTTTACGGATGTTCGTCCATCGCCGCTAGCTCATGTTTTTTGCTGTTCGCTCCGCTGCGCAGCTTTGCTATTCGAAGGATTCGCGCGAGCTATTTCAACTTGGTCTAAGGAGAGGTTCAAACCCCGCCTAAAGCCTGTGCTTTCCCCAAACCGGTGTACGGTAAGCCATGCGGCGACTTTTTTTCCCGGCACTGATCTTGTTGGCCTCAACAGCGTGGGCAGGCAACCGCCTGGACATCGTTCGAGTGGCGTTTTCGCCGTCCAGTCACCGGGTAGCAGCGATCACGTCCGGCGAACTCGACGGCAGCGGATTCGGCGCGGCGCAGGTAGATGTGCTGAATACCTCTACCGGAGCCACCGTTTACACCGCTCAAAAAGATGTGGATGAAGCGGCGGCCCCAGCTGTGTTGGCCCAACTCCTGACCTCTGCGCCTGTGGTCAATATTTTTGCCCAATCCGGTC from Deinococcus sp. QL22 encodes:
- a CDS encoding endo alpha-1,4 polygalactosaminidase; its protein translation is MYYGPASPQAVSTLGGFDVVVLHPTLYAAADLQALREGGTRVLAYLSVGEDHTFGDLECVTGSAPYHCAVNAEWGSVVVDAAHPGWRAVLLARAEQVLEHTDGLLLDTLDSADPAATLDLVGVLRAAAPGAMLMANRGFGLLPGLVPLVQSVLFEAFSTTHSPRLAAHNKQGLAYTAHWLGVVKAAGLPVVALDYAAKPKLIALARARAAHYAVPTFVTNRALTLPGGL
- a CDS encoding GDP-mannose 4,6-dehydratase — protein: MTTPMMPNLSAPTSSHSASSRPVVAVTGADGFIGSHLTEQLVQAGYHVKAMAIYNSQGSYGWLDTVGPETMQHVEVQLGDVRDSGSVRALMQGAQIVYHLAALIASDGVGKYQGVILTDSALTFQSSPGFYSSALDTSEWATLFEYEKAYRVRQLALYGAPTTVPEDYGLRVVSGTEFATGNLNVTAAGKNAFKDLTGNSLPLRNAYTYTAQLEAVTGVVTQPLLTDDAGRIVAATSTFNGRERLILTSAQSPYLLHTQILSYGLVQWLTKGVHLGEHRRFLQVDIDDWFLNGSVFDPATGGLRSEIFRLSASDALSVRDQQRAIDSAYNVVSNFKYAMMFNGRGAVPSSPTTCSPELYGDQIKDGLTSVSRCMASDFDWVNHTRDHLRMDVMDLPTATTAIVDNFAIGTQLGLQMSRKSLVTGEHSGLGYMDPTDDGTNNTAGFLQPKQDLGLGRSNPNLITAAVNSGVRYLASNHSIASQWDARCPSCGVPHPMNPSLLLVPRYPNSLAYHVTTPEEATASYNSLYAPGGAAAYWDHALDYAELLEVDSTRGVGHVFDGTAWPTYMHQTNLREYAPGKSLATDWVKAVVEKYARYSTLPLNTLRWDALGAFVERNTREQKALAANAYTAIWNRTFSTVRITPVGASVPFTLTGLWGGKVYGAYEAYPLTIYSAVDVIVRTR
- a CDS encoding MJ1477/TM1410 family putative glycoside hydrolase — translated: MIPFAPALWPVLLWPLLLGSYSGPSQAAAAVPPTRHQQLLAVKTWGIQLTGYGTKRLDAVAGSQFDLVVVDATDDNALLWTKAEISRAAQGKLLIAYLSMGAAESYRPYWKPGWRVGNPAWLLSEDPNWPGNYDVAYWNTDWQRTALAQLDRAIDAGFHGTYMDLIDAYQRNPGRASARADMVAWVCRIAAHARARDPEFLIIPQNAADLLTDPRYAACVDATGQEETFVYATDRPTEPQRERTQLADFRRWKKAGKPVLTLDYANKPALISSIYTKARQAGLVPYVTTVALNTLPPSR